From a single Helicovermis profundi genomic region:
- a CDS encoding branched-chain amino acid ABC transporter permease, protein MKERKNQLTVASIIVIFIVIAILNVTLDSYKIRILNLCAIYIILGLSMNLINGFTGLFSLGHAGFMAVGAYVSALLTMSPELKGTIFYAAPINPFIQMIHAPFPIALIIGGLVTAGVAFLIGAPVLRLNDDYLAIATLGFSEIIRVILTNTQTISNGALGLKGITRYTNLWWSWGIAIITLFGIKSLIDGMYGKAFKAIREDEIAAEAMGINLFKHKMLSFVIGAFFAGIGGGLLAHLIGTIDPLMFRFILTFNILLIVVLGGIGSLTGTVLSAIGVTVLMEVLRVIEKPLSIGALHIPGIPGMRMVVFSFLLMAVILFYPRGLMGRNEFTWEYFTKGKFLNKFKKSA, encoded by the coding sequence ATGAAAGAAAGAAAAAATCAACTTACTGTCGCATCTATTATCGTTATTTTTATTGTAATTGCAATATTAAATGTGACTCTGGATTCATATAAAATTAGAATTCTAAATTTATGTGCCATATATATTATACTAGGATTATCAATGAATTTAATCAATGGCTTTACAGGATTATTTTCACTTGGACATGCGGGATTTATGGCTGTGGGTGCATATGTATCAGCCCTTCTTACTATGTCTCCTGAATTAAAGGGAACAATTTTTTATGCGGCTCCAATTAATCCTTTTATTCAAATGATTCATGCACCATTTCCTATAGCGCTAATAATAGGAGGTTTAGTTACTGCGGGTGTTGCATTTTTAATTGGGGCACCAGTGCTTCGGTTAAATGACGATTATTTAGCAATAGCGACTTTAGGTTTTAGTGAAATTATTAGAGTTATACTTACTAATACACAAACTATTTCAAATGGAGCACTGGGATTAAAGGGTATTACAAGGTACACGAATCTTTGGTGGAGCTGGGGAATTGCAATTATAACATTGTTTGGAATTAAATCATTAATTGATGGAATGTATGGAAAAGCTTTTAAAGCTATTAGAGAAGATGAAATTGCTGCAGAAGCGATGGGTATTAATTTATTTAAACATAAAATGCTTTCTTTTGTGATAGGTGCATTTTTCGCTGGTATAGGTGGAGGATTATTGGCACATTTAATTGGTACAATAGATCCGCTTATGTTTAGATTTATTCTTACATTTAACATATTATTAATTGTTGTTCTTGGAGGTATAGGAAGTCTTACTGGAACAGTTCTTTCCGCTATAGGCGTGACTGTACTTATGGAAGTTCTTAGAGTAATAGAAAAGCCACTTTCAATTGGTGCACTTCATATACCAGGTATACCAGGTATGAGAATGGTAGTATTTTCATTTCTATTAATGGCGGTAATTTTATTCTATCCAAGAGGCTTAATGGGAAGAAATGAATTTACTTGGGAATATTTTACGAAAGGTAAGTTTTTAAATAAATTTAAAAAATCAGCATAA
- a CDS encoding ABC transporter substrate-binding protein, translating to MQRRISLLLVLVLMIMAFTVGCSSTTKDADSTAPADDKAKVIKIGVFEPMTGANAAGGDMEYEGIKLANKLYPEVNGMKVELVLADNKSDKVEAANAATMLIDKEKVNAIIGSWGSSFSIAAGPIVQDAEIPAVGASCTNPLVTLGNDYYQRVCFIDSFQGTVMAKYAYDNLGARKAAIIKEISSDYSVGLVKYFNEAFIKLTGDKDAIVGEANYSTGDQDFSAQLVNIKQLNADVIFAPGNYTESALLIKQARELGIETPFVGADTWEAPEFLEIGGKAVEGATFSTFFTTEVPITKESEKFLAAYRDEYNKEPASVTALGYDAYIVILDAIKRANSTDPVEIEKALKETKDFEGAAGMVSLDPNGDAVKSAVIKQVKDGKFSYLTTVEPAK from the coding sequence ATGCAAAGAAGAATTTCTTTATTACTCGTATTAGTGCTAATGATTATGGCTTTTACTGTTGGTTGTTCAAGTACTACAAAAGATGCTGATAGTACAGCTCCGGCAGATGATAAAGCAAAAGTTATTAAAATAGGTGTATTTGAGCCGATGACTGGAGCAAATGCTGCAGGTGGCGATATGGAATACGAAGGGATTAAATTAGCAAACAAATTGTATCCTGAAGTTAATGGTATGAAGGTTGAATTAGTTTTGGCTGATAATAAATCAGATAAAGTTGAAGCTGCAAATGCTGCAACTATGCTTATTGATAAGGAAAAAGTTAATGCAATTATTGGTAGTTGGGGATCTTCTTTCTCAATAGCAGCAGGACCAATTGTACAGGATGCTGAAATTCCTGCAGTTGGAGCATCATGTACAAATCCACTTGTAACACTTGGAAATGATTACTATCAAAGAGTATGTTTTATAGATTCATTCCAAGGAACAGTAATGGCAAAATATGCTTATGATAATTTAGGTGCAAGAAAGGCTGCTATTATTAAAGAAATTTCAAGTGATTATTCAGTTGGACTAGTTAAATATTTTAATGAAGCATTTATTAAATTAACTGGTGATAAAGATGCAATTGTTGGAGAAGCAAATTACAGTACAGGAGATCAAGATTTTTCTGCACAGCTAGTTAATATTAAACAATTAAATGCAGATGTGATTTTTGCTCCAGGTAACTATACAGAATCAGCATTATTAATTAAACAGGCAAGAGAACTTGGTATAGAAACTCCATTTGTTGGTGCTGATACTTGGGAAGCACCTGAGTTTTTAGAAATTGGTGGCAAGGCTGTTGAAGGCGCAACATTTTCAACTTTCTTCACAACAGAAGTTCCAATTACGAAAGAGTCAGAAAAATTCTTAGCTGCATATAGAGACGAGTATAATAAAGAACCTGCATCAGTAACTGCATTAGGATATGATGCATATATAGTTATTTTAGATGCAATTAAAAGAGCTAATTCTACTGATCCTGTAGAAATTGAAAAAGCTTTAAAAGAAACAAAAGATTTTGAAGGAGCTGCAGGTATGGTTTCATTAGATCCTAATGGAGATGCTGTTAAGAGTGCTGTAATTAAACAAGTTAAAGATGGAAAATTTTCATATTTAACAACTGTTGAACCAGCAAAATAA
- a CDS encoding branched-chain amino acid ABC transporter permease → MDLSTFFQQLANAISLGSLYALLAIGYTMVYGILRLINFAHGDIFMFGAYIAFYSMTTFVLPWWASFLIAILLTIAFGLLVERAAYKPLRNSPKMSVMISAIGASFLIENLAIVVFGGRPKSLPVPDLFDTIIHFGKVSIVSITFITPVITLLVLALLLFVVNKTKTGMAMRAVSKDYEAARLMGIDVNWIISITFAIGSGLAAIGGIMWGLKYPSLLPLMGLMPGLKCFIAAVVGGIGDIKGAVIGGFTLGILEIMTIAFFPSLTGYRDAFAFILLIVILLIKPTGIMGKNIAEKV, encoded by the coding sequence ATGGATTTAAGTACTTTTTTTCAACAATTAGCGAATGCAATATCCCTTGGAAGTTTATATGCACTTTTGGCTATTGGATATACAATGGTATATGGAATTCTTAGGTTGATCAATTTTGCACATGGTGATATTTTCATGTTTGGGGCATACATTGCTTTTTATTCAATGACAACGTTTGTTCTTCCTTGGTGGGCATCATTTCTTATAGCAATATTACTAACGATTGCATTTGGATTATTAGTTGAAAGAGCAGCATACAAACCACTTAGAAATTCACCGAAGATGTCGGTAATGATATCGGCAATTGGTGCGTCATTTCTAATTGAAAATTTAGCAATAGTTGTTTTTGGAGGTAGACCAAAATCTCTGCCAGTTCCGGACTTATTTGATACAATTATTCATTTTGGAAAAGTTTCTATTGTTAGTATAACTTTTATTACTCCGGTAATTACGTTACTTGTATTAGCACTATTATTATTCGTTGTTAATAAAACTAAAACAGGAATGGCAATGAGAGCTGTTTCGAAGGACTACGAAGCGGCAAGACTTATGGGAATAGATGTTAACTGGATAATTTCTATAACATTTGCAATTGGTTCAGGCTTAGCTGCTATAGGCGGAATTATGTGGGGACTTAAATATCCAAGTTTACTACCACTTATGGGACTTATGCCAGGACTTAAATGCTTTATAGCAGCAGTTGTTGGCGGAATTGGAGATATAAAAGGTGCGGTTATAGGTGGATTTACTCTTGGAATTTTAGAAATTATGACAATAGCATTTTTTCCATCATTAACTGGTTATAGAGATGCATTTGCCTTTATTTTATTAATAGTTATTTTGTTAATTAAACCTACGGGAATTATGGGTAAGAATATTGCGGAGAAGGTGTAG
- a CDS encoding transglutaminase-like domain-containing protein, translating to MKKKVIFLTMMLIVLFCVGISFSEDNLANAEIKIVNFSVNINGESIDNIHSDFPLISYKDITYFPMTWDFSQALGLKTNWSNETGLVIESNGEKGKLKQALNSNNSKFVSKIANFPKFKIKIKGVNVDNSKEEYPILVYRDITYFPLTWKYAVETFGWDYNWNKEKGLSIAAKMTSKNENDIKPVINTDDSDTKSDITTDISATNEDKTNINIKETYSPISKFTDADIKLLGIDIDKSQTPKKIADAIYEWEHNNMIFADSKKTYVDAADAMRFNYYFGDIYTTRDMIKNMKDGTKWYGICYNYATLFKSIGEYYGLEVKIENTILKPSETLDFGNKNNTLIPPGMSTEEYSRLKVLLEKKNLDYPYEAVRLIATETPAHYRSLVKIDGQWKIYDDVSDITNSASVLAKYEFEDTSWTKGMQTDKLNGYITRLNNGESLKGEGYSSTFEEFQTARNLILETGEGEGYVGITDDLGQKGRAANIDDFMQGKGLIPYFNTYAEVQKFLSLGSETNENTEEMMAMKKAYEENTGKKFYMVADEMIYGDDDNMPDEKYAVMYESYVGERLNFGVFKKINAE from the coding sequence ATGAAAAAAAAAGTAATTTTTTTAACAATGATGTTAATAGTTTTATTTTGTGTTGGAATTTCATTTTCTGAGGATAATTTAGCAAATGCAGAAATAAAAATTGTTAATTTTTCTGTTAATATTAATGGTGAAAGTATTGATAATATCCATAGTGATTTTCCATTAATATCGTATAAAGATATAACTTATTTTCCTATGACATGGGATTTTAGTCAGGCTCTGGGTCTTAAAACTAATTGGAGCAATGAAACAGGACTTGTAATTGAATCTAATGGAGAAAAGGGTAAATTAAAACAAGCTTTGAATTCGAATAATTCAAAATTTGTTTCTAAAATAGCTAATTTTCCAAAATTTAAAATTAAAATAAAAGGTGTTAACGTAGATAATTCAAAAGAAGAATATCCTATACTTGTATACAGAGATATAACTTATTTTCCTTTAACATGGAAATATGCAGTTGAAACATTTGGTTGGGATTATAATTGGAATAAGGAAAAGGGCCTTTCAATAGCTGCAAAAATGACTTCTAAAAATGAAAATGATATAAAACCAGTAATTAATACGGATGATTCTGATACAAAATCTGATATTACAACTGATATAAGTGCGACCAATGAAGATAAAACTAATATAAACATAAAAGAAACTTATTCTCCAATATCAAAATTTACTGATGCTGATATAAAATTATTGGGTATTGATATTGATAAAAGTCAAACTCCAAAAAAAATTGCTGATGCTATTTATGAGTGGGAACATAATAATATGATTTTTGCGGATAGTAAGAAAACATATGTTGATGCAGCAGATGCGATGAGATTTAATTATTATTTTGGTGATATTTATACTACTAGAGATATGATTAAAAACATGAAAGATGGAACTAAGTGGTATGGTATATGTTATAACTATGCTACTCTATTTAAATCTATAGGTGAATATTATGGATTAGAGGTTAAGATTGAAAATACAATTTTAAAACCGAGTGAAACATTAGATTTTGGTAATAAAAATAATACTTTAATACCTCCTGGTATGTCGACAGAAGAATATTCAAGACTTAAGGTTTTACTTGAAAAGAAAAATTTAGATTATCCTTATGAAGCTGTAAGATTAATTGCAACTGAAACACCAGCTCATTACAGATCGCTTGTAAAAATTGACGGGCAGTGGAAAATATATGATGATGTTTCAGATATAACAAATTCTGCGTCTGTTTTAGCTAAATATGAATTTGAAGATACTTCTTGGACAAAAGGCATGCAAACAGATAAGCTAAATGGATATATAACAAGACTTAATAATGGTGAGAGCTTAAAAGGTGAAGGATATAGTTCTACTTTTGAAGAATTTCAAACAGCAAGAAATTTGATATTAGAAACGGGAGAAGGAGAAGGTTATGTCGGTATAACTGATGATCTTGGTCAAAAGGGACGAGCAGCAAATATTGATGATTTTATGCAAGGGAAGGGATTGATTCCATATTTCAACACATATGCCGAAGTACAAAAGTTTTTGAGTCTTGGATCTGAAACTAATGAAAACACTGAAGAAATGATGGCTATGAAAAAAGCATATGAAGAAAATACAGGAAAAAAATTCTATATGGTTGCCGATGAAATGATTTATGGTGATGATGATAATATGCCAGATGAAAAATATGCTGTAATGTATGAATCTTATGTTGGAGAAAGATTGAATTTTGGAGTTTTTAAAAAAATAAATGCTGAGTAA
- a CDS encoding ABC transporter ATP-binding protein, whose product MTILRTDDITMKFSGLTAVSKLNVEIKKNEIVGLIGPNGAGKTTAFNMITGVYTPTHGQVYFDGNDITGLKPHEITKNGIARTFQNIRLFKDLTVLDNVMIANHLRLKSSLISSIFKTPIYKKEEHHIYQKSLDLLRDVGLEELKDEKASNLPYGKQRRLEIARALATDPKLLLLDEPAAGMNPQESIELMEFIGEIRDKFDVSILMIEHHMQVIMGVCEKIYVLDYGVTIASGNPLDIQNNPKVIEAYLGVE is encoded by the coding sequence ATGACTATACTTAGAACGGACGATATTACTATGAAGTTTAGTGGCTTAACTGCAGTATCTAAACTTAATGTAGAAATAAAGAAAAATGAAATTGTAGGTCTTATCGGTCCTAATGGTGCTGGTAAAACAACTGCATTTAATATGATAACTGGTGTTTATACTCCGACTCATGGGCAAGTGTATTTTGATGGAAATGATATAACTGGACTAAAACCTCATGAAATCACAAAAAATGGAATCGCTAGAACTTTTCAAAATATTAGACTTTTTAAAGACTTAACGGTACTAGATAATGTAATGATTGCAAACCATTTAAGATTGAAGTCGAGCTTGATTTCATCGATTTTTAAAACACCGATTTATAAGAAAGAGGAACATCATATTTATCAAAAATCGTTGGATTTATTAAGAGATGTTGGACTCGAAGAGTTAAAAGATGAAAAAGCTTCCAATCTTCCTTATGGAAAGCAAAGAAGACTTGAAATAGCAAGAGCTCTTGCAACTGATCCTAAATTACTACTTCTAGACGAGCCTGCAGCTGGAATGAATCCACAAGAATCAATTGAATTAATGGAGTTTATTGGAGAAATCAGAGATAAATTTGATGTGTCAATTCTTATGATAGAGCATCATATGCAAGTTATTATGGGTGTGTGTGAAAAAATATATGTTTTGGACTACGGAGTAACAATTGCAAGTGGAAATCCTTTGGATATTCAAAATAATCCGAAAGTAATTGAAGCTTATTTGGGGGTGGAATAG
- a CDS encoding ABC transporter ATP-binding protein yields MLKIDNLNVFYGGIHALRGISINVEKGKIISLIGANGAGKSTTLRTIMGLEKSSEGKVEYEGKDITNMKTKEIVKSNLVLVPEGRRIFTNLSVRENLILGAYLRKDKKIVEDDIDWVYSLFPRLKEREWQLAGTMSGGEQQMLAVGRALMTKPKLLMMDEPSLGLAPLIVKDIFDIIKRINDEGVTVLLIEQNAKASLEISDYAYVLETGKIFMEGKGMDLLNDEEVKKAYLGT; encoded by the coding sequence GTGCTGAAAATAGATAATTTAAATGTATTTTATGGTGGTATACACGCTTTAAGAGGAATTTCTATAAATGTCGAAAAAGGAAAAATAATTAGTTTAATAGGAGCAAATGGAGCTGGTAAAAGTACAACTCTTAGAACTATTATGGGATTAGAGAAATCTTCAGAAGGAAAAGTTGAGTATGAAGGAAAAGATATAACTAATATGAAAACGAAAGAAATCGTTAAATCAAATCTTGTATTAGTTCCAGAAGGTAGAAGGATATTTACTAATTTATCAGTTAGGGAAAATCTTATACTCGGAGCTTATTTGAGAAAAGATAAAAAAATTGTAGAAGATGATATAGATTGGGTTTATAGTTTATTTCCACGTTTAAAAGAAAGAGAATGGCAACTTGCAGGGACCATGTCAGGTGGGGAGCAACAAATGCTTGCCGTTGGTAGAGCATTAATGACTAAACCTAAACTTCTTATGATGGATGAACCGTCACTTGGCCTTGCACCTTTAATTGTAAAAGATATATTTGATATAATAAAACGTATTAATGATGAAGGTGTTACTGTACTTTTAATTGAGCAAAATGCAAAAGCATCTCTTGAAATATCAGATTATGCATATGTTCTTGAAACAGGAAAAATATTTATGGAAGGTAAAGGAATGGATTTACTTAATGATGAAGAAGTAAAAAAAGCATATCTTGGTACTTAA
- a CDS encoding aminotransferase class V-fold PLP-dependent enzyme — protein MNKKRIYLDNGATSFPKAPGVAESMYNYLVNNGASVGRGSYEETLDAQRVIFETRELICKLFNFDKVENVVFTKNITESLNTIIKGLLTDNDHVIISSMEHNAVMRPLNSLELKGIDITRVMCNKYGEIDPSDVRDAIKANTKAIIMIHSSNVCGTVLDLEEIGKIAKENNIFFIVDAAQTAGFLDVDFIKLNASVIAFTGHKSLLGPQGTGGFIVSDEICKQINPFIEGGTGSASEDENQPKYMPDKFESGTPNVVGLYGLNASLKFIFETGLENIRNHELKITKMFIEGLNNIKGIKIIGKLETEGRTPVVSVDFLENDNALVSYMLEKSYGISTRVGMHCAPSAHKTLGTFPSGTVRFSFSYFNTEDEIDYTLNSIKEVLRKVD, from the coding sequence TTGAATAAAAAAAGAATATATTTAGATAATGGTGCAACTTCTTTTCCAAAAGCACCTGGAGTTGCGGAATCTATGTATAATTATTTAGTTAATAATGGTGCGAGTGTTGGAAGAGGAAGTTATGAAGAAACTTTAGATGCGCAAAGGGTGATTTTTGAAACGAGAGAATTAATTTGTAAATTATTTAATTTTGATAAAGTGGAGAATGTTGTATTTACTAAAAATATTACGGAGAGTCTTAATACAATAATAAAAGGTTTGTTAACAGATAATGACCATGTTATTATTTCTTCTATGGAACATAATGCAGTTATGAGACCATTAAATTCACTTGAATTAAAAGGTATTGATATTACGAGAGTTATGTGTAATAAATATGGCGAAATTGATCCAAGTGATGTGAGAGATGCTATTAAGGCTAATACTAAGGCAATAATTATGATTCATTCTTCTAATGTTTGTGGAACAGTTCTTGATCTTGAAGAAATAGGTAAAATAGCTAAAGAAAATAATATATTTTTTATTGTTGATGCAGCTCAAACAGCGGGTTTTTTAGATGTAGATTTCATAAAACTAAATGCAAGTGTTATTGCATTTACTGGACATAAGAGCTTGCTTGGGCCTCAAGGTACGGGAGGTTTTATAGTTTCTGATGAAATATGTAAGCAAATAAATCCGTTTATTGAGGGTGGTACTGGAAGTGCTTCAGAAGACGAAAATCAACCTAAATATATGCCAGATAAATTTGAATCAGGAACACCAAATGTTGTTGGACTCTATGGTCTTAATGCTTCTTTAAAATTTATTTTTGAAACTGGTCTTGAAAATATACGAAATCACGAATTAAAAATAACAAAAATGTTTATTGAAGGTTTAAATAATATTAAAGGTATTAAAATAATTGGCAAATTAGAAACTGAGGGAAGAACTCCTGTTGTTTCTGTAGATTTTCTAGAAAATGATAATGCTTTAGTATCTTATATGCTTGAAAAATCATATGGAATATCTACAAGGGTAGGTATGCACTGTGCACCTTCTGCACATAAAACTTTAGGTACTTTTCCAAGCGGAACTGTAAGATTTAGTTTTTCCTACTTTAATACAGAAGATGAAATTGACTATACTTTAAACTCTATAAAAGAAGTTTTAAGAAAAGTAGATTAA